In bacterium, the genomic window AAGCGCGTTCTCCGGTTGTGTCAAAATGAGGACAAAATCATCCCGTGTCAGAGGGTCGAGTTCCACACGTATGGGAAATCGGCCCTGCAGCTCCGGCAGGAGGTCCGATGGCTTGCTTCCATGAAAAGCTCCGGCGGCGATGAAAAGGATGTGATCCGTTTTGATCATGCCGTGTTTTGTCGTAACTGTCGTTCCTTCAATTATGGGAAGCAGGTCTCTCTGCACCCCCTCACGGGAGACGTCAGGTCCCTGGCCCGCGTTACGACCGCTGATCTTGTCTATTTCATCTAAAAAAACGATCCCGCTTTGTTCTACTTTAGTAATAGCCTCAACCGTTACATTGTCCATGTCGATGAGTTTGGCTGCCTCCTCCTGGGTCAGGATCTCCAGGGCTTCGGGGAGTTGCACCTTGCGAATTTTTTTCCTCCCGGGGAACAGGTTACCCATCATATCCTTCAGGTTTATATCCATCCCTTCGGTTCCCGGGGAGTTGAAGATCTCTACCAACGGTGTGGTCCGCTCCTCAACCTGGATCTCGACCTCTCTCTCGTTCAAATCTTCATTGCGCAGCATTCGGCGCAGTTTTTCCCTGGTCTCCACACTGGGCGAGGGTTCAATAATTGTCTCCGATCCCTGTGTACGGGCAGTGTTCCCCGGCAAAAGCAGATCCAGTATCCTCTCTTCGGCCAGCACTTCGGCCCTCTCCATGACCGACACCATCTTTTCTTCCTTCAGCATCTTGATGGCCAGTTCCACGAGGTCGCGGACAATAGATTCTACATCGCGGCCCACGTATCCCACCTCGGTGAATTTGGTTGCTTCCACCTTGAGAAAAGGTGAGTCTGCCAGGGATGCCAGGCGTCTGGCGATCTCTGTTTTCCCGACTCCCGTGGGCCCCATCATAATAATGTTCTTCGGTGCGATCTCGTCCTTCAGTTCCTTAGGGACCTGTTGTCGCCGCCATCGGTTCCTCAGAGCGATGGCAACACACCGTTTAGCCTGGTCC contains:
- the hslU gene encoding ATP-dependent protease ATPase subunit HslU, with the protein product MTQKNFTPREIVDSLDRFIIGQDQAKRCVAIALRNRWRRQQVPKELKDEIAPKNIIMMGPTGVGKTEIARRLASLADSPFLKVEATKFTEVGYVGRDVESIVRDLVELAIKMLKEEKMVSVMERAEVLAEERILDLLLPGNTARTQGSETIIEPSPSVETREKLRRMLRNEDLNEREVEIQVEERTTPLVEIFNSPGTEGMDINLKDMMGNLFPGRKKIRKVQLPEALEILTQEEAAKLIDMDNVTVEAITKVEQSGIVFLDEIDKISGRNAGQGPDVSREGVQRDLLPIIEGTTVTTKHGMIKTDHILFIAAGAFHGSKPSDLLPELQGRFPIRVELDPLTRDDFVLILTQPENALIRQYTELLLTEGLKLTFTADAVEAIAHMAEEVNTRTENIGARRLHTIMEKLLEDISFQAPDLVEKEILIDSGTVQSKLADIVGDDDLSRYIL